The following are encoded together in the Nitrospira sp. genome:
- a CDS encoding adenine nucleotide alpha hydrolase family protein: MNCTKCKTKAVLKLPRHNAAFCKGCLNSFAHDQVMRAIKSQEMFGKDDRILVAVSGGKDSLALWDMLLKLGYKADALYVNLGIPGYSDRSRDKVQRYAEMVAVSCGSTLHLHTVEQTEGAGIKELAQLVHRPTCSTCGTIKRYQFNRVAIEQDYDVMATGHNLDDEAARLLGNVLHWQEDYLEKQSPNLPASIEGFAKKVKPLYRLTERELAAYCVLNGIDYIVDECPMARGARTLLYKEVLNRLETESPGTKQYFYWGFLEKQRKKAPTATSMTEKDQASLHPCPTCGQPTTAETCSYCKLMARAKAPPAR; encoded by the coding sequence ATGAATTGTACGAAATGTAAGACTAAGGCCGTGCTGAAGTTGCCCCGTCACAACGCAGCATTCTGCAAGGGTTGCTTGAACTCTTTTGCTCATGATCAAGTGATGCGAGCGATCAAGTCGCAGGAAATGTTCGGGAAGGATGACCGGATTCTTGTGGCTGTGTCGGGAGGAAAGGATAGTCTGGCGCTCTGGGATATGCTCCTGAAGCTGGGGTACAAGGCCGACGCGCTCTATGTGAATCTCGGTATTCCAGGCTATTCGGATCGCTCACGGGACAAGGTTCAGCGATATGCCGAAATGGTTGCGGTGTCGTGTGGAAGTACGCTGCATCTCCACACTGTTGAGCAAACCGAAGGCGCCGGCATTAAAGAACTTGCGCAGCTCGTGCATCGCCCGACGTGCAGTACCTGCGGTACGATCAAACGCTATCAATTCAACCGCGTGGCCATCGAACAGGATTATGATGTGATGGCGACCGGCCACAATCTCGACGATGAGGCTGCCCGCCTGCTCGGCAATGTGCTCCATTGGCAAGAAGACTATCTTGAGAAACAGAGTCCCAATCTTCCTGCCTCAATCGAAGGTTTCGCGAAAAAGGTGAAGCCTCTCTATAGATTGACTGAACGGGAACTTGCCGCCTACTGTGTGCTGAACGGGATCGATTACATCGTCGATGAATGTCCCATGGCGCGGGGTGCGCGCACCCTCCTCTACAAGGAGGTCCTCAACCGACTGGAGACGGAATCTCCTGGGACGAAACAATACTTCTATTGGGGGTTTTTGGAAAAGCAGCGTAAGAAAGCACCGACCGCGACGAGCATGACGGAAAAAGATCAAGCCTCGCTCCACCCCTGCCCGACTTGCGGGCAGCCCACCACGGCTGAGACCTGTTCGTACTGCAAGCTGATGGCGCGAGCCAAGGCACCACCCGCTCGCTGA
- a CDS encoding periplasmic heavy metal sensor, whose amino-acid sequence MKSVTKTAMVAVVSACLLVLGVPSLWANDPSYGHAGGGHGGGGSHGYGKGMMHTGTGHLIRHLLKHEKDIGLSGDQVAKLKEIQLNLDRVRIKAEADIQIAEREAKALTDEEKSDLGAIEAKLRQSEDLQIGLRMAAIKARRDVMAVLTPEQRAKEKSEHDKVMEQHKGSGMHHGGAMPYGANPHGAGPHGANPHGSNPQGKNPHEAAPPASPSY is encoded by the coding sequence ATGAAGTCAGTCACGAAGACGGCAATGGTTGCGGTTGTGTCGGCCTGTCTGTTGGTGTTGGGCGTACCCAGTCTGTGGGCGAACGATCCAAGTTATGGTCATGCGGGAGGCGGACATGGCGGCGGCGGCAGTCATGGGTACGGAAAAGGGATGATGCATACCGGGACCGGTCATTTGATCCGACATCTATTGAAGCATGAAAAGGATATCGGACTCAGTGGGGATCAGGTCGCGAAGCTCAAGGAGATACAATTGAACCTTGACCGTGTCCGGATCAAGGCAGAAGCGGACATTCAAATTGCCGAACGTGAGGCCAAAGCGCTGACCGATGAGGAGAAGTCCGATCTCGGAGCGATCGAAGCCAAACTGAGACAGAGTGAAGATCTCCAAATCGGATTGCGCATGGCGGCGATCAAGGCTCGCCGAGACGTGATGGCCGTGCTGACTCCGGAACAGCGCGCCAAGGAAAAATCCGAGCATGACAAAGTGATGGAGCAACACAAAGGCTCAGGGATGCATCATGGCGGGGCCATGCCCTATGGCGCCAATCCTCACGGTGCCGGCCCTCATGGTGCCAATCCCCATGGGAGCAACCCTCAGGGCAAGAATCCGCATGAGGCTGCACCTCCGGCATCACCCAGT
- a CDS encoding DnaJ domain-containing protein produces MGTAPQDYYQTLGVSRTASADEIKKAFRRLARQYHPDLHSGAKKAEMEKKFKELNEAQEVLTDPDKRKKYDQYGSDWDQAQAFEKARQQAWTRGASSPWDFEQDPNSRGGTGEHFSDFFESLFGNRKQETGGRSTSGRSGQDLETEVQLTLREVLTGVVKRVNLREPQTCSTCQGHGTVRGRPCGTCQGTGRTTDHKTIEVKIPAGVQDGTRVRVAGKGQLGSGGGKRGDLYLLINIPTDQIFRRQGSDLHVTLPIYPWEAILGADVTAPTLTEPVKVKVPPGSKADAKLRLKGKGLPSATGGAGDLFLTLQIVMPTMATEEERILYERLSKQRHPDPRAELLHQAQRY; encoded by the coding sequence ATGGGAACGGCTCCGCAAGATTACTATCAGACACTCGGTGTATCCCGCACGGCTTCAGCTGATGAGATCAAGAAAGCCTTTCGTCGGTTGGCCCGTCAATACCATCCCGACCTTCACTCCGGTGCGAAGAAGGCCGAGATGGAAAAGAAATTTAAAGAGCTCAATGAAGCACAGGAGGTCCTCACCGATCCCGACAAGCGAAAGAAGTATGATCAGTACGGGAGCGATTGGGATCAAGCTCAAGCGTTTGAAAAGGCTCGTCAGCAGGCCTGGACGAGAGGCGCGAGTAGCCCTTGGGATTTTGAGCAAGATCCCAACAGTCGCGGCGGGACCGGAGAACACTTCTCTGATTTCTTTGAGAGCTTATTTGGAAATCGAAAACAGGAGACCGGAGGACGGAGTACAAGTGGACGGTCTGGGCAGGATTTAGAGACGGAAGTGCAGTTGACCTTGCGGGAAGTTCTGACCGGTGTCGTGAAACGGGTGAATCTGCGGGAACCACAAACCTGTTCGACCTGTCAGGGCCACGGCACGGTGCGGGGACGGCCCTGTGGAACCTGTCAGGGCACTGGGAGAACGACCGATCACAAAACCATTGAAGTGAAAATTCCTGCGGGGGTGCAGGACGGTACTCGAGTTCGGGTTGCAGGAAAAGGTCAGCTCGGGAGCGGCGGTGGGAAGCGGGGCGATCTCTATCTGCTGATCAATATCCCTACCGATCAAATTTTTCGCCGGCAGGGGTCGGATCTTCATGTCACCCTCCCCATCTATCCGTGGGAAGCGATTCTTGGAGCAGACGTAACGGCGCCTACGTTGACGGAACCGGTGAAGGTCAAAGTGCCTCCTGGCAGCAAGGCTGACGCGAAACTTCGACTCAAGGGGAAAGGATTACCCTCGGCCACCGGTGGGGCTGGAGACCTCTTTTTGACCTTGCAGATCGTGATGCCGACGATGGCCACGGAAGAAGAGCGGATCCTCTACGAACGGTTGAGCAAACAACGGCATCCGGATCCCCGCGCGGAACTCCTCCATCAGGCACAACGGTATTGA